DNA sequence from the Candidatus Hydrogenedentota bacterium genome:
CTCGGCGCGGGCGAGTTTGGCCTCGGCGGAGGCCAGTCTTACCTCGGCCTGCCGCACGCTGCGCTCCTCGTCCACCGGGTCAATCTGGAGCAGCAGCTCACCCTTCTCCACGGCGTCGCTGATTTCCCTGCGGACCTCCGTGACCTGGCCCGTGGCCTTGCACTTGATCTCCACATCCAGGTTCGAGACCACCGCTCCGGAGCAGGCGACCTCCTGCCGGATTGGACCCCGTGTCACGACCGCCCCAGTGAACTGGGGCGCGCCGTCACCGGCGGCGGCCTGGCCGCGCGCCTGCCACAGATAGCATCCGGTTCCGGCGGCGGCGAGAATGACAACCATCAACAGGATTTTCTTTTTCATGATGTGTGCTCCCGGTCCGTGTCAAGGACGATTCCATGGCGGGTGAGCAGGGTGCCCTCGGCGCGGTGCAGTCCGGCCCGCGCTTGGTAATACCCCGCCCGCGCCGAGGCTTCGGCCAATTTCGCCTGCACCAGGTCCCGCTGGACCTGCAGGACGTTAAGGTTGGTGGAGCGGCCCAGGCGGAACTCCTCGGTCTCGACGGCCAGCTCCTTTTCGCGCTGCATCACCTCCTGCCGCGACGCGGCAAGCTGGGCGAACTGGCGCCCCGCCTCGACGAGGGCGGCGCGCACCTCCGTCTCCGCGAGCTGCTCCAGGTTGCGCAGGGCGGCCTCCGCCTGCCCCGTTTGAAGTTTTGCGCGCAGGTGGCGCGCCTTCTCGGCGCGGCGGCCCAGGGTCATGCTGAAGTTCAGCCCCGCCTCGAAAGCCTCATAGGTCGTGTCGTCCAGATGGCGCGCCCACGCGCCCGTGCCCGCGCCCCGGCTGTTCACCCCGTAGGACGCGAAGGCGTCCAGCCGGGGGAGCAGGCCGTTTTTCGTCTCGACCACCGCCAGGTCGCCATTGGCCACATCCAGCCGCGCCTGGGCGAGGTCCGGGCGGAACGCCCGCGCAAGGGCGACCGACCGTTCTGGCGGGAAAGGTTCCTTCTCCGGCTCCGGCACCGCAATCTCCGGAAATTCCCCGTCCTCCGGGAATGCCGTGCCGGGGTTGATTAGCCGCCGGAACTCCAGGGACCGCGTCGCCAGACCCGCCTCGGCGTCCACCAGCACCGCCCGCTGCGCGGCCACCTCCGCCTGCGCCGACACCCGCGCGCTCCCGGCCAGCTTGCCCACCGACACCAGCGCCTCGTTCAGCCGGAGCTGCTCCTCCGCAAGGCCCAGCGAGAAGCGGCGTATCTCCAGAGTCTGCTGCGCCAGCGCCAGTTCCCAATACTTCGAGATGACCCGCTCCACCAGTTGCAGGGCGGCGTCCCGGAAGGCCAGGCCGCCAATGGCGTCGTTGTTCCGCGACCTGCGCAGGGACACCAGGTTCACATCGGTCCCGAAGCCCCGAAGCAGGGACTGGACCAGGCCGATGTTCCAGGTGCCCGAATACTCCGGCTCGTCGAGGGCGGAGGAGTTGCTCCGGGCAAATCCGCCCGAAAGGGTCAGGGTGGTGCCCGTGGGCAGCGGCTGGGACAGGGTCGCGTCGGCGTTGGTGTAATTGGCATGGTTCACCATCACCGTGTCGCCGGAATAGGCCGTGGCCAGTTGCCGGAGCTGGCTGACGAGGGTTTGCGCCGCCTGGAGCGCCTCCGTGAAGTTGTCCCCGCCCTGCGCGCCGCTTGTGGTCGTGGTTCCGCCGCCGGTCTGGGTGTCCACGCCCGGCGTGTTCTGCTCGCCGTATTTCACCGTCGCCGAAAGCGCCGGATCGAACGTGGCGCGGGCCTCGTCAACCGCCGTGCGCGTGATTTCCGGGTCAAAAGAACGGACCTCAAGTTCCCGGTTTCTCGCCAGCGCCATCCGTATCACCGCGTCCAGCGTGAAGGTCTCGTCCGGCGGCGGAGCCTCCGGGGGGGCGGGGGCCGGCTCCGGCGGCCTCGCCTTTACCGGGACCGCCTCCAGCGACGGGGGCGGCGCCACGCTGTCCGGTGTGTACCGGGGCGCGTAATGGGCGCAGGACGCCAGCGCCGGCACAACGGCGCACATGGCGACGGCCCGGAGCGGCCCTTTCAATGTGAATGTCCTCATGGCGTGTCTCCCGTTTCATGTTCACTCGCATGACTTCGGGAGCATGGGACGTGCCAGCCGAAAAACAGGGGGATTTGCGCCGTTTTTACAGGCGGTCTGCGCAGTTGTTGCCCATGCGTTGGTGGGACCGCGCAGATTCTGCGCAGGGGGTGGCGTGGGGGGGGGGGGCGGATTCAGGCCGCGGAAATGGGACGAATGGGATGAGATGAGACCTACGGGATAAAACCAAATCACACGCAACTGGTGCCTGTGCCCGAAACCTGTCAGCGCCCCGGCTCTTCCCCGCGCAGTTCAAACACCTCGCCGTCCTTGAGGCGCGCGGCGGCCTCCAATCCGGCGGCGATGCGCCGCATGCCCGAGGGGTCCCGTCCGGCGCCCGTTTCGCCCGGCTGTTTGGCCGGTTTTATCACGAGAAACACGCGCCGATACTCCCCCCGGTGTCGGTCAAGATACCCCCAAAACGCCTCCTGTGAAACAACCCGCTCATCGTTGCCCAGGAAATACAGCACCTTGACGGGACCGAGAAAGAGGGGCAGGTCCAGCCCGTCCTCGGCGATGATCAGGTCTCCGGGCCCGGCGTGCTCATGCAGCCATTGCATGCTTTCCCAGTTGTCCCGCCTCAGGGCGATTTCGTGCGCGGGCGCTATGTTTGCCGGGAGAACCGACCGCAAGGTTCGCGCCTCGGACACCGCCGCGTGCCCAACCAGCAGCAGGGCCGCGGCCGCGCACAACCAGAAGGGGGGACGTGCCAGCGCGTGGACAAGGATGACCAGGAAGAGCAGCAGCGCGAAGGTGGCCGGCAGCGCAAGGCGCGCGCCCACGCTGTCTATGTACATGCGAGAGCAGGTGTATATCAGGAACGCCAGGTAGGCCAGCGCCCAGAGGGGCAGGATGAGGGAGCGGCGGGAAAGGGCTTTTATAATGCCGCCGTCCCCGGAGCGGAGCCTGCGGAGGAAGAGCGCAAGAAAAACGACGCACAGCAGCGCATAAAACAGCCGCACAAACCAGCCTTCGGGAATGAGCCCCGACCACACCGCACCCGCCGTGTCACTGACAACCTGGAGCAGGCCGCCCGGCGCGACCGGCGGCGGTGCGTTCAGGTGCCTGCGGACCAGAACAGGCCCGGCCAGAAGCAGGAAGGCGCCGGAAAAAAGCCCGGCATTGAGGAGGCTTTCCCTGGGGCGGCCGCGCCGCATTATCACGAGGACGCCCACCGGCGCGACCGGGACCAGGGCGAGGCGCGCCAGGAAGGCGAGGCCGCCCATAATCCCCGCAGCCAATGCGGCGGCCCTTCCCCCCGGCGGGCGCGCCCCAGGCAGCAGCAGCAGGCACGCCGCCAGAGACGCCAGCGCGGTGGTCTCGCTCCATGCGCGGACGGCGACCAAGATGAGGGGGCTGAAATGGAGCAGGGCCGCCGTGCCCAGCAGGGCCGCGCCGCCCCCGGCCAGCCGCCGCACGAGGAGAAACGCGGCGATCAGAAAAAGGCCCTGGCACAGGACCGACACCGCCAATGCGGCCGCGGCCGGTGTCATGGCCAGGGAAAACGCGGCGATGAGCACCGGATAGAGCGGATTCCACACGGTCATGGGAATGGGGGGGACACGGTCGAGTTTCATGGCCTCGTGAAGTTCATAGAACGAATGGCTGACGCGGCCCGTCTTCAAAAACACCTCGGCGGCGTTGATGTAGATGACGCTGTCGGGGGAGTACCTGCCCGTGTACTTCAGGCAGTTCAGCCCGAAAGCGGCCCAGTACACCCCCACGAGGAGCCAAAACACGCACAACGCGCACACGCGCCACGGAGTCTTGCCCTGTTCGTTTTGGATATGCATGCGGACCGTCGGCTTCCTTTGTCGCCGGGCAACTATGCCACATGCGGCGGGAACCGGGTCAAATCAAACGGGGGCGGGAGAAGAGTTATCCCCCCCTGCCCCCCCGCAAGCAGGGGGGAATGAGAAATGCGGCACGCGGTTTGGCGGGCGGATAGGTGTCCGCGCTTCCCATCGTAGCGCAGGCGTCCCCGCCTGCCTTGTACCGCAGGTGTCCCTGTCGCGGACGGCACCTATCGCCGCCCCGATCGCGGCAAACCCTTATTGCAAGTCCACTATCACCAGCGCCGACACAATGTAGAAAGCCGTTATCAGGAAAAGCGCCTGCATATAGGTCATTTTCCGGGCTTCAAACAGCCATCTGCCCAATAGGTTCCAAGCCAGCATCAGCGCGGGCGCGGCCAAGAAGAGCGCACTGATAACTTGGGCCGCAGTCCAGATGGCAACCTTTGGCAGTGAGTTCAACACCATAGGGTCCACCGCATACTTCTTGTTCGGCGTGGTGTACATTCCATAATTCGTGAGCAGCAGATACAGAGTGAGAACAACCGGCACCAGAATGCTTATGACCAGTTTGCGTTTGGGTGTCATTGTGAGTTTCCCTTCCATTCAGCGCGCGGGCACAGGCACACAGCACGCATGCCGGGGACATTGTAAAAGAATCCGGGCCATCGGCGCACTGTGAACCAGTCCGGGAGATGGGAAAAGCAGCGGTTCCTGCATGGTGGCAGCCATTATTCAGGGCGGTTCCGTGAGAGTATTCCGTGCATGGAGTCCGGCCCGCGAAAGCACTACCACCACCTTTGTGCCTATAGAGAAACGGTGGTGGTAGTCAAGTTTGCCTTACATTTTTGGACGGGGCGGGGTACAGCCACCGGCACGGGTGCAATCACTTCCTCCGGATCGTGGCCATGGGCCGCGCCGTTGGCAGTCCCCTTATGTTTTCGCGATGTGTGAAGGGGACTGGCAACGGTTGCGCCTTCGGCCTGTGGCGGGTCAGTCGGCCCGGTTTGCGCAACCGGTGCTTGTGCCCCGGGCCGGGCACTCCCCATCGTAGCGCAGGCGTCCCGCCTGCATTCGATTCGGGTCACGGGCCTACTCGGGGTCCACGGTGTAGCCCTGATCGCGGTATTCGCGGAGGCGGTAGGTGAGGGTGCGGCGGCTGATGCCGAGGGCGCGGGCGGTCTCGCTGCGGTTGAACCTGTGTTCGCGCAGGGCGCGGAGGATGGCGGCGCGCTCGATGTCCTCCATCTGGCCGCCCGTTGGCGGCGCTTCCTCCGCGGGCTCGGGCCGCGCTGCGGCGGCGGCCTGCTGCACGCGGGCGGGCAGGTGCTCGGCGAGGATGACCCCGCCGCGCGCCAGCAGCGCGGCGCGCTCCATGGCGTTGCGGAGCTCGCGCACGTTGCCGGGCCAGTCGTGGGCCTCCATGGCGGCCAGGGCGCCGGGGGAGAAGCGGGCCTTGCCGGAACTGTGGGCTTCGGCGAAACGCAGGGCCATGGGCACGATGTCGGCGCGGCGCGCGCGCAGGGGCGGCACGGCGATTTCCATGACGTTGAGCCGGTAGTACAGGTCCTCGCGGAACCGGCCCTCCGCCACCTCCCGCTCGAGGTCACGGTTTGTTGCGGCGAGAATGCGCACGTTCACCCGCTGTTCGGCGTTCGATCCGACCCGGTTAAAGGTGCCGTCCTGGGTGACCCGGAGCAGTTTCGCCTGGAGTGCCGGGGACATCTCGCCGATTTCGTCGAGGAGCAGGGTGCCGCCGTCGGCCTCCTCGAAACGGCCCAGCCGCCGGGCGTGCGCGCCGGTGAAGGCGCCCTTCTCGTGGCCGAAGAGCTCGCTTTCCAGCAGGTTCTCGGGGATTGCGGCGCAGTTCACCTTCACCAGGGGACCTTCCGCGCGGGTGCTCCACTGGTGGATGATGTCGGCCACGACCTCCTTGCCCGCGCCGCTCTCGCCGGTGACGAGCAGCCGCGCCTCGGAGGGCGCCGCCAGGGCGCACTCACGCAGCACCGCCTGCATGGCGGCGCTTTGCGCGACAACACCGGGCGGCAGGGGGGGCAGGTCCCGCGCCTGGTCCCGCGCGGCGCTGTCCGGGGCGAGGGAGCGGCGCACCATGGCCAGCAGCTCGTCCAGGTCTATCGGCTTTTCCAGATAGTCCAGCGCGCCGTTGCGCATGGCGCCGACGGCGTCGCGGATTTCGGGGTAGGCCGTGACCAGAAGCATGGGCAGGCCGGGATGCGTCTTGGTGACCCGCTCCAGCAGTTCCAAACCGGTCATGCCGGGCATGCGCACGTCGGAGATGAGCATGCCGGGGCGTCCCTCCGCCAGCCGCGCCTGGGCCTCCGCGCCGGACTTCGCGGTCTCCACGCGGAAACCCTGCCCCAGCAGGAAGGCCTCGATGAGGCCGCGCTGGCCGGGGTCGTCGTCCACCACCAGCACCGTTTTCTCCGTCAGTTTATCCATGGGCCTGTTCCGGCGCCCCGTCCGGGGCAGGGGTTATGCCGCGCACCACGAACACGGCGCCACCCTCGTTGGGCAGGCACGCCGCCTCCCAGTGGTGGGCCAGCGCGGTCTGGCGGACCACCGCCAGGCCCAGGCCGGTGCCGTGCTCCGATTCGGTGAAGTAGGGTCGGAACACGTCCTCGCGGTGCTCCGGGGGCACGCCGGGTCCGTTGTCCCGCACCTCGACCCGGACACTTTTTCGGGACTCCGGCACGGCGCGCACAACAACGCGCCCCCCCTGTGGCACCGCCTGCACGGCGTTGAGTATCAGGTTGAACAGGACCTGGCGCAGCAGGTTCTCATCGGCGAGCACGCGCAGGTTCGGCCCCTCGAAGGCGAAGGAGACATTCTTCTCCTCGCGGTCGCAGGCCAGCACCTCGAAGATGCCGTCCACCATGCCGGTCAGGTCCAGTTCGCGGGGCTTGGGCTGCACCGGGCGCGCGTAGTCGAGGAACTGGTTGATGCGGCCCGTGACCCGGTCCGCCTCCTCGGTGATTTTAAGAGCGGTGCGCCGGGTGCCCTCCGGAAGCCGGTCCTCGCGGCTGATCATCTGGGCCAGTCCGCGGATGAGGTTCGGGGGGTTCTTGGTCTCGTGGACCAGCCCCGCCGCCGTCACGTTCAACTCCTCCAGATGCCGCTCTGTCTCGCGGCTGCGCACCAGTTGCACCTCAAGCGCGGCGGAGCGGCCCGCGGACCGCCATGCCCAGGCCAGGGCAAGGCTGGCCAGCAGCGCCACCCCGATGACAATGCCCCGGAGCCGGAGGTCGCGCAGGATGTCGGCGTGGAATGCGTCCGTCGGGATACTCACCAGAAACCAGAGCACGCCGCGCTCCTCCACCAGGCGCGCATACTCCTCGCGGCCCATCCAGGGGGGCTGCTCCGGCGGCGGGCCGGGCCGGTGCACTGGGAGCAGGGCCATGGCCAGCGCGTCCCGGAGCATTTCCCCGTCCAGGGGCCGGCCGGTCAGGGTGCGGCGCAGGGTTTCGGCGCGGTGCTCGTTGAGGGTGCCCGGTTTGAACAGGCCCGCGATCCGGTCCACCTGCCCCGCCGTCAGGGGGGCGTCCCCCATCATGCCCACAAGCGCCCTGCGCGAGGCGGCGTCCATCACGGGGTCGAAAAAGGGTGAATCAACAAACGCTTCCGGGTCTTCCGAGAAAAGCGGTGGGGGCTGCGGGTCGCCTTCGCGGCGGCCGCCCCGTCGGCCCCGCCCCCCGCGCTCACCGTCCGGCCCCGGCCCCAGTCCGGGGCCGTCCATGGGCAGCAGCGCGGGCGCGCCGCCAAAGCCCTCGACCCCCGCGCCCAGCGCCACCAGGGTGGCGAAGGACGCCGAATGTGCCGTCCAGTGCTCCCGTGTGCGGAGCAGGGTGGAAATTTCCGTCGTGAAGGGGTTTCCGGCGGAGGCCGCCACCTCGCCGGAGGCGTTCAGCAGCGTGACCGATTCCAGCTCCGCCGCGCGGACCAGCTCCTCCAGCGCCTCCTCAAGGCGCAGCCTGGGCACGATGGCGGTCCGACCCTGCGAGCGGATGACCACGCTCATGGCCGCCGCAATGTCCCGCGCACGGTTTCCCATCAGGAGCCGGGCCGACCGCTCAAAACGCCGGTGCTCGAGGGCCTGCCAGCCCGCCACCGAAAGCCAGACCGCCGCAAGCAGCGCCAATGTAAGTCGCCTGTGCATGACTCATTGTACTCCCTGGATGTCGCGCAATGCCCCCAAAGAACCATGTGGACGGATAGGACGGACAGGACGGATAGGACC
Encoded proteins:
- a CDS encoding sigma-54-dependent Fis family transcriptional regulator, which codes for MDKLTEKTVLVVDDDPGQRGLIEAFLLGQGFRVETAKSGAEAQARLAEGRPGMLISDVRMPGMTGLELLERVTKTHPGLPMLLVTAYPEIRDAVGAMRNGALDYLEKPIDLDELLAMVRRSLAPDSAARDQARDLPPLPPGVVAQSAAMQAVLRECALAAPSEARLLVTGESGAGKEVVADIIHQWSTRAEGPLVKVNCAAIPENLLESELFGHEKGAFTGAHARRLGRFEEADGGTLLLDEIGEMSPALQAKLLRVTQDGTFNRVGSNAEQRVNVRILAATNRDLEREVAEGRFREDLYYRLNVMEIAVPPLRARRADIVPMALRFAEAHSSGKARFSPGALAAMEAHDWPGNVRELRNAMERAALLARGGVILAEHLPARVQQAAAAARPEPAEEAPPTGGQMEDIERAAILRALREHRFNRSETARALGISRRTLTYRLREYRDQGYTVDPE
- a CDS encoding glycosyltransferase family 39 protein is translated as MHIQNEQGKTPWRVCALCVFWLLVGVYWAAFGLNCLKYTGRYSPDSVIYINAAEVFLKTGRVSHSFYELHEAMKLDRVPPIPMTVWNPLYPVLIAAFSLAMTPAAAALAVSVLCQGLFLIAAFLLVRRLAGGGAALLGTAALLHFSPLILVAVRAWSETTALASLAACLLLLPGARPPGGRAAALAAGIMGGLAFLARLALVPVAPVGVLVIMRRGRPRESLLNAGLFSGAFLLLAGPVLVRRHLNAPPPVAPGGLLQVVSDTAGAVWSGLIPEGWFVRLFYALLCVVFLALFLRRLRSGDGGIIKALSRRSLILPLWALAYLAFLIYTCSRMYIDSVGARLALPATFALLLFLVILVHALARPPFWLCAAAALLLVGHAAVSEARTLRSVLPANIAPAHEIALRRDNWESMQWLHEHAGPGDLIIAEDGLDLPLFLGPVKVLYFLGNDERVVSQEAFWGYLDRHRGEYRRVFLVIKPAKQPGETGAGRDPSGMRRIAAGLEAAARLKDGEVFELRGEEPGR
- a CDS encoding TolC family protein is translated as MRTFTLKGPLRAVAMCAVVPALASCAHYAPRYTPDSVAPPPSLEAVPVKARPPEPAPAPPEAPPPDETFTLDAVIRMALARNRELEVRSFDPEITRTAVDEARATFDPALSATVKYGEQNTPGVDTQTGGGTTTTSGAQGGDNFTEALQAAQTLVSQLRQLATAYSGDTVMVNHANYTNADATLSQPLPTGTTLTLSGGFARSNSSALDEPEYSGTWNIGLVQSLLRGFGTDVNLVSLRRSRNNDAIGGLAFRDAALQLVERVISKYWELALAQQTLEIRRFSLGLAEEQLRLNEALVSVGKLAGSARVSAQAEVAAQRAVLVDAEAGLATRSLEFRRLINPGTAFPEDGEFPEIAVPEPEKEPFPPERSVALARAFRPDLAQARLDVANGDLAVVETKNGLLPRLDAFASYGVNSRGAGTGAWARHLDDTTYEAFEAGLNFSMTLGRRAEKARHLRAKLQTGQAEAALRNLEQLAETEVRAALVEAGRQFAQLAASRQEVMQREKELAVETEEFRLGRSTNLNVLQVQRDLVQAKLAEASARAGYYQARAGLHRAEGTLLTRHGIVLDTDREHTS